A stretch of the Erinaceus europaeus chromosome 1, mEriEur2.1, whole genome shotgun sequence genome encodes the following:
- the SNX21 gene encoding sorting nexin-21 codes for MASRLLHRLRHALAGEGPEEEASGPEAEQFPESSELEDDDAEGLSSRLSGTLSFTSAEDEDEDSEESGPSTLAPWDGASGEDAEQNSPPEGQRGSQLLARQLQDFWKKSRNTLVPQRLLFEVTTANVVKDPPSKYVLYTLAVMGPGSPDHQPAQISRRYSDFERLHRNLQRQFRGPMAAISFPRKRLRRNFTAETIARRSRAFEQFLGHLQAVPELRQAQALQDFFVLPELQRAQSLTCTGLYREALALWANAWQLQAQLGTSSGPDHSLLTLAGLAVCHQELEDPGEARTCCEKALQLLKNKSPHPLLAPFLEAHVRLSWRLGLDKRQSEARLQALQEAGQTPTPPPSLKELLIKEILD; via the exons ATGGCCTCGCGGCTCCTGCACAGACTGCGGCACGCCCTGGCGGGCGAAGGCCCCGAGGAAGAGGCGTCCGGCCCTGAGGCCGAGCAGTTCCCGGAGAGCTCAGAGCTGGAGGACGACGATGCCGAAGGCCTGTCCTCCCGCCTCAGCGGCACTCTCAGCTTCACCAGCGccgaggacgaggacgaggacaGTGAGGAGAGCGGCCCCAGCACCCTGGCCCCCTGGGACGGGGCTTCGGGAGAGGACGCAG AACAGAACTCCCCACCCGAAGGGCAGCGGGGCAGTCAACTCCTGGCCCGGCAGTTGCAGGATTTCTGGAAGAAGTCCCGGAACACCCTGGTACCGCAGCGGCTGCTCTTCGAGGTGACTACTGCTAATGTAGTCAAGGACCCACCCTCCAAGTATGTG CTCTACACCCTCGCCGTGATGGGCCCTGGGTCCCCAGATCACCAGCCTGCCCAGATCTCTCGCCGCTACTCTGACTTTGAACGGCTACACCGGAACCTTCAGCGGCAGTTCAGGGGACCCATGGCTGCCATCTCTTTCCCCCGTAAGCGCCTGCGCCGTAACTTTACAGCAGAGACCATTGCCCGTCGCAGCCGGGCCTTCGAACAGTTTTTGGGCCACCTGCAGGCAGTTCCTGAGCTGCGCCAGGCCCAAGCCCTACAGGACTTCTTCGTGCTGCCTGAACTGCAGCGGGCACAGAGCCTGACCTGCACTGGCCTCTATCGTGAGGCTTTAGCACTCTGGGCCAATGCCTGGCAGCTGCAGGCCCAGCTAGGCACCTCCTCAGGCCCAGACCACTCTCTGCTGACCCTGGCCGGACTGGCTGTGTGCCACCAGGAGCTGGAGGACCCTGGGGAGGCGCGGACATGCTGTGAGAAGGCCTTGCAACTGCTCAAGAACAAGAGCCCTCACCCTTTGCTGGCACCTTTTCTGGAAGCTCATGTCCGACTATCTTGGCGCCTAGGCCTGGACAAACGCCAGTCAGAGGCCCGGCTCCAGGCCCTGCAGGAAGCAggccagacccccaccccacctcccagtcTCAAAGAATTGCTCATCAAGGAGATACTGGACTAA